The following nucleotide sequence is from Synechococcus sp. KORDI-52.
GGGTGGCGACATTGCCAATCGTCCTCTGCTCACGCTGGCCGTGGTGCTCGGGTTGGCAGGGATTCAACTGTTCTGCTTCGGGCTCCTGGGAGAGCTGCTGATCCGCACATATCACGAAAGCCAGGGGCGCCCGATCTACCGCATCCGTGAGACGTTGCGCGGCGGACGAGCCGGCTGACGGGTCGGTGCAGCGGCAGGCGCACCCCGGAACGGTGCGATCGCGGCGGCGGCGGCTTCCACCACGCGCGCATCACTGTCCCGCAGGGCCTTGCGCAGCCAGGGAAGGGCAGAACGGTGCCCCCATCGGGCCGCCAAACGCACGGCACGCAAGCGTTCCTCGGGGCCGGCCTCCATGTCAGCCCTCAGGCGCCGCTCCAAGTCCAGCCGCTCAAGCGGGGTGGTCGGTGCCGTCCAGGCCTCAAGGACACCGTCGGCGGAATCCGCTTCGGACGCCGGCGCGATCACCAATTCCAGCTGGGCACGGTTGAGCTGCGCAACGCCACTGGCATCCGTGCTGGAAAGCATCGGCTTCACCGGTTTCCTGCGCAACCAGAGCACCACCGTGAGCAGCACGATGGCACCAGGGAGGAGAACGTTCTGCATGCGGATTGAACTTTTATGTCGCCGTCGCGGCCTACAGCAAGCCGTCAGATCGGTGCTCTCTACAGTAGCGGCGAAGCTTTTGGCCTCGACATGACTGGAGATTTCGCTGCTGCTTGGCTGCCTGCGATTTTTGTGCCCATCACCGGAATCGTTTTCCCCGCAGTGTTCATCGTCCTTGTTGGTCGAGTGATCACCGCTGCCGAGTGACCGCGACCTGCGGATCGTTTCAACCCCTCAGCACTCGTACCTCATGACTGTCACTCCTGCTGCTGATCCCTGCGTCGGCAACCTCGCGACCCCCGTCAACAGCGGCTATTTCATCAAAGGCCTGATCAACAACCTGCCCCTCTACCGGCCTGGGATTTCCCCGAACTTCCGTGGCCTTGAAACAGGTGCAGCCTTCGGCTACCTGCTCTACGGCCCCTTCACCATCTGTGGGCCCCTGCGTGCCACCGAGTATCAGCAAACCGCTGGCCTGCTGGCTGCCATCGGCGCCGTTCACATCCTCAGCCTGCTGTTCCTGCTCTACAACCAGCCCGGCAAGCAACCGAACATCCCCCCGGCAGATGTCACGGTTGAGAACCCCCCTGCCGACCTGTTCACCCGCACCGGCTGGGCCGACTTCACCAGTGGTTTCTGGCTCGGTGGCTGCGGCGGGGCCGTGTTTGCCTGGTTCTTGTGCAACACCGTTCACGTCCAGGAACTGTTCAAAATCGCTGCAGGTGTCTGGAGCGTGGGCTGAGTCCTTCACCCGAACCATTCAACACAATCCTGCATCCCCCAATTGCCTGTACATCAGGCAATTGGGGGATTTTTCCTGCCAGGATTCAATGGCGTTTGAGCCGTCCCGGTGCGGTCGATCTCCCAGCCGTTTCTGCGACGGCCGGTCCTCACAGTCGTCTGCAGCCTGCTGATTCTTCTGGCAGGCTTCACGTCGTTGTTGGGCCTGGGACTGGAGGATCTGCCTCCACTTGCTCCCACCCGCGTCAGTGTCAGCGCCCGTTTCCCTGCGGCTTCGCCGGAGGTGGTGGAACAGAGCGTGACACGGGTGTTGGAACAACAGCTGAATGGCCTGGAAGGGGTCGAAAGCATCAGCTCAACCAGCCGACAGGGCGGCGCCAGCATCACCTTGCGCTTCAACGCGGGGGATCCCGAGCTGAATGCGATCAAGGTGCAGAACGAGGTCAACCTGGCCAGCCGTCGGCTGCCCCAGGCCGTCACGCGCCAGGGGCTCCAGGTGCGTCGCGCCTCGGAAGACCTGTTGATG
It contains:
- a CDS encoding photosystem I reaction center subunit VIII, which produces MTGDFAAAWLPAIFVPITGIVFPAVFIVLVGRVITAAE
- a CDS encoding HEAT repeat domain-containing protein; the protein is MQNVLLPGAIVLLTVVLWLRRKPVKPMLSSTDASGVAQLNRAQLELVIAPASEADSADGVLEAWTAPTTPLERLDLERRLRADMEAGPEERLRAVRLAARWGHRSALPWLRKALRDSDARVVEAAAAAIAPFRGAPAAAPTRQPARPPRNVSRMR
- a CDS encoding photosystem I reaction center protein subunit XI gives rise to the protein MTVTPAADPCVGNLATPVNSGYFIKGLINNLPLYRPGISPNFRGLETGAAFGYLLYGPFTICGPLRATEYQQTAGLLAAIGAVHILSLLFLLYNQPGKQPNIPPADVTVENPPADLFTRTGWADFTSGFWLGGCGGAVFAWFLCNTVHVQELFKIAAGVWSVG